From Maylandia zebra isolate NMK-2024a linkage group LG11, Mzebra_GT3a, whole genome shotgun sequence, one genomic window encodes:
- the LOC101471065 gene encoding potassium voltage-gated channel subfamily V member 1, whose amino-acid sequence MSVFSSSMAGLGSEVCGDTASLVSLESSVFLSERTASCVSDTLNFFIINVGGSRYMLSQDLLASYPETRLGKLACCSRDSALELCDDADFLENEFFFDRNSQAFQYVMNYYQTGHLHVMEELCEISFLQEIEYWGIDELCINPCCRERYYRRKEQKESLEVQRELDADDGDEDFAGVACPGTRRRLWDVLEKPESSRAARTFGSLSMFFVVLSVINMVLISLDLGEDFGVGGLGIGAPLLFDALEYVCVVWFTIELVLRFLCVRDKCRFSRSIPNVIDLLAILPFYVTLAVENLHGGSTELENMGRVVQVLRLLRSLRMLKLGRHLTGLKSLGMTIAQCYEEVGLLLLFLGVGISIFATAVFALEHDLPATTFTSVPTAWWWATTSMTTVGYGDVRPDTAVGKVLAFLCILSGILILALPIAIINDRFSACYFTLKVKEAAIRHGEMLKRLARGSVGEAGPGVNLRDAYARSVLEMMRLHGRERASTRSSGGDELWW is encoded by the exons aTGAGCGTCTTCTCCAGTTCGATGGCTGGTCTGGGGTCGGAGGTGTGTGGCGACACCGCCTCCCTGGTCTCTTTGGAGTCAAGCGTTTTCCTCAGCGAGCGGACGGCGTCCTGCGTCAGCGACACACTCAACTTCTTCATCATCAACGTTGGCGGGAGTCGCTACATGCTGTCGCAGGATCTGCTGGCGTCCTACCCGGAGACCCGGCTGGGGAAACTGGCCTGCTGCAGCCGAGACTCGGCGCTGGAGCTCTGCGACGATGCCGACTTCCTGGAGAACGAATTCTTCTTTGACAGGAACTCCCAGGCTTTCCA GTACGTGATGAACTACTACCAGACGGGTCACCTGCACGTCATGGAGGAGCTGTGTGAGATCTCCTTCCTGCAGGAGATCGAGTACTGGGGCATCGACGAGCTCTGCATCAACCCCTGCTGCCGTGAGCGCTACTACCGCCGCAAGGAGCAGAAGGAAAGCCTCGAGGTACAACGGGAGCTCGATGCCGACGATGGGGATGAGGACTTTGCAGGCGTCGCCTGCCCAGGCACTCGCCGCCGCCTCTGGGACGTCCTTGAGAAACCCGAGTCATCGCGCGCTGCTCGGACCTTTGGCTCGCTCTCGATGTTCTTCGTGGTGTTGTCGGTTATCAACATGGTGCTCATCTCGCTGGACTTAGGTGAGGACTTTGGAGTGGGCGGCCTCGGCATCGGCGCTCCGCTGCTCTTCGACGCCCTGGAATACGTGTGTGTCGTGTGGTTCACGATCGAGCTGGTGCTTCGGTTCCTCTGCGTTAGGGACAAGTGCCGATTCAGTCGGAGCATTCCCAACGTGATCGATCTGCTCGCCATCCTCCCGTTCTACGTGACACTGGCGGTGGAGAACCTCCACGGAGGATCCACTGAGCTGGAGAACATGGGCCGTGTGGTGCAGGTGCTCCGCCTCCTGAGGTCGCTCCGCATGCTGAAGCTGGGCCGGCActtgacag GTTTGAAGTCTCTCGGTATGACCATCGCGCAGTGCTACGAGGAGGTCGGccttctgctcctcttcctcggTGTGGGCATCTCCATCTTCGCGACCGCAGTCTTCGCCCTGGAGCACGACCTTCCTGCCACCACCTTCACCAGCGTTCCCACCGCCTGGTGGTGGGCGACCACGTCTATGACCACGGTGGGCTACGGGGACGTGCGGCCCGACACGGCGGTGGGTAAGGTGCTCGCCTTCCTCTGCATCCTGTCTGGGATCCTAATCCTGGCGCTCCCCATCGCCATCATCAACGACCGCTTCTCTGCCTGCTACTTCACCCTGAAGGTGAAGGAGGCAGCGATACGACACGGCGAGATGCTGAAGCGGCTGGCCCGTGGCTCGGTGGGGGAGGCGGGGCCGGGCGTGAACCTGAGGGACGCCTATGCCCGGAGTGTGCTGGAGATGATGAGGCTGCACGGGCGGGAGAGGGCGAGCACTAGAAGCAGCGGGGGCGATGAGCTATGGTGGTAG